In a single window of the Canis lupus familiaris isolate Mischka breed German Shepherd chromosome 2, alternate assembly UU_Cfam_GSD_1.0, whole genome shotgun sequence genome:
- the PCDHA13 gene encoding protocadherin alpha-13 isoform X8, with product MVITLEGRLGSQHLLLSLLILTAWKAGSGQVRYSVLEEAKHGTFVGRIAQDLGLELAELVPRLFRLASKGHGDLLEVNLQNGILFVNSRIDREELCGRTLECSIHLEVIVDRPLQVFHVEVEVKDINDNAPVFHLKEQRVRISESRLPDSLFPLEGASDADVGSNSILTYKLSSSKYFALDVKTNSDDNTQIGLVLRKSLDREEVPEHNLLLTATDEGKPELTGTVQVLVTVLDVNDNAPSFEQTEYEVRIFENLGNGTVVIRLNASDRDEGVNGEISYSFNSLVPAMVGDQFRIDPNTGEIVTKGNLDFEKLNLYKIRVDATDKGHPPMAGHCTVVLRVLDINDNVPQIALTSLSLPIREDAQLGTVIALISVSDLDSGANGQVTCSLTPQVPFKLVSTFKNYYSLVLDSALDRESVANYALVVTARDGGSPSLSATASVSVEVADVNDNAPAFAQPEYTVFVKENNPPGCHIFTVSARDADAQENALVSYSLVERRVGERALSSYVSVHAESGKVYALQPLDHEELELLQFQVSARDAGVPPLGSNVTLQVFVLDENDNAPALLPLPLPLPLPGARGGGGALSEPVSRAVGAGHVVAKVRAVDADSGYNAWLSYELQPAAGGARSPFRVALYTGEISTTRALDEADAPRQRLLVLVKDHGEPALTATATVLLSLVESGQAPRPSSRVLAGGAGAGAGAGAGAALVDVNVYLIVAICAVSSLLVLTLLLSTALRCSAPPSEGACGPGKPTLVCSSAVGSWSYSQQRRQRVCSGEGPPKADLMAFSPSHPPCLVVGDMNEHQDLNDEHCTKRMLNPAQSSP from the exons atgGTGATTACCCTGGAAGGCCGACTGGGATCTCAGCATCTGCTGCTTTCGCTTCTGATCCTCACAGCCTGGAAGGCGGGGAGCGGCCAGGTCCGCTACTCGGTCCTGGAGGAGGCCAAACACGGCACCTTCGTGGGCCGCATCGCCCAggacctggggctggagctggcgGAGCTGGTGCCGCGCCTTTTCCGACTGGCGTCCAAAGGCCACGGGGACCTTCTGGAGGTAAATCTGCAGAATGGCATTTTGTTTGTGAATTCTCGGATCGACCGGGAGGAGCTGTGTGGGAGGACTCTGGAGTGCAGCATCCACCTGGAGGTGATCGTAGACAGGCCGCTGCAGGTTTTCcatgtggaggtggaggtgaaggACATTAACGACAACGCGCCGGTGTTTCATTTAAAGGAACAAAGAGTGCGGATTTCCGAATCAAGGCTGCCAGACTCTCTGTTTCCACTAGAGGGCGCGTCAGATGCGGATGTTGGCTCAAACTCCATCTTAACCTATAAACTAAGTTCTAGTAAATACTTCGCCCTAGATGTGAAAACAAACAGTGATGACAATACACAGATTGGGCTCGTATTAAGGAAATCCTTGGACAGAGAGGAAGTTCCCGAACATAACTTACTGCTGACAGCCACTGACGAAGGCAAACCTGAGCTCACTGGTACTGTTCAGGTGTTGGTCACTGTGCTGGACGTGAATGACAATGCTCCCAGTTTCGAACAGACTGAATATGAAGTAAGGATCTTCGAAAACTTGGGTAACGGAACAGTAGTAATCAGACTGAATGCTTCTGATCGCGATGAAGGAGTGAATGGGGagatttcatattcttttaatagTCTTGTTCCAGCCATGGTTGGTGACCAGTTTAGAATAGATCCAAATACTGGAGAAATAGTAACTAAAGGGAatttagattttgaaaaattaaatttatacaaAATTCGTGTTGACGCGACAGACAAAGGTCACCCACCCATGGCTGGTCATTGCACTGTTGTATTGAGAGTTTTGGATATAAATGATAATGTCCCTCAGATTGCATTGACCTCCTTATCCTTGCCTATCCGAGAGGACGCTCAATTAGGTACTGTTATTGCCCTAATCAGCGTGTCAGATCTTGACTCTGGTGCCAACGGGCAGGTGACCTGCTCACTCACACCCCAAGTCCCCTTCAAGCTGGTGTCCACCTTCAAGAATTACTATTCGCTGGTGCTGGACAGCGCCCTGGACAGAGAGAGCGTGGCGAACTACGCTCTGGTAGTGACCGCACGCGACGGAGGCTCGCCTTCGCTGTCGGCCACGGCCAGCGTGTCCGTGGAGGTGGCCGACGTGAACGACAACGCGCCGGCATTCGCGCAGCCCGAGTACACGGTGTTCGTGAAGGAGAACAACCCGCCCGGCTGCCACATCTTCACGGTGTCGGCGCGGGACGCGGACGCGCAGGAGAACGCGCTGGTGTCCTACTCGCTGGTGGAGCGGCGCGTGGGCGAGCGCGCGCTGTCGAGCTACGTGTCGGTGCACGCGGAGAGCGGCAAGGTGTACGCGCTGCAGCCGCTGGACCACGAGGAGCTGGAGCTGCTGCAGTTCCAAGTGAGCGCGCGCGACGCGGGCGTGCCTCCCCTGGGCAGCAACGTGACGCTGCAGGTGTTCGTGCTGGACGAGAACGACAACGCGCCCGCGCTGCtgccgctgcccctgcccctgcccctgcccggggcgcgcggcgggggcggcgcgctGAGCGAGCCGGTGTCGCGGGCGGTGGGCGCGGGCCACGTGGTGGCCAAGGTGCGCGCGGTGGACGCGGACTCGGGCTACAACGCGTGGCTGTCGTACGAGCTGCagccggcggcggggggcgcgcgcaGCCCGTTCCGCGTGGCGCTGTACACGGGCGAGATCAGCACGACGCGCGCCCTGGACGAGGCGGACGCGCCGCGCCAGCGCCTGCTGGTGCTGGTGAAGGACCACGGCGAGCCGGCGCTGACGGCCACGGCCACTGTGCTGCTGTCGCTGGTGGAGAGCGGCCAGGCGCCCAGGCCGTCGTCGCGGGTGttggcgggcggcgcgggcgcgggcgcgggcgcgggcgcgggcgcggcgctgGTGGACGTCAACGTGTACCTGATCGTCGCCATCTGCGCGGTGTCCAGCCTGTTGGTGCTCACGCTGCTGCTGTCCACGGCGCTGCGGTGCTCGGCGCCGCCCAGCGAGGGCGCGTGCGGGCCGGGGAAGCCCACGCTGGTGTGCTCCAGCGCGGTGGGGAGCTGGTCGTACTCGCAGCAGAGGCGGCAGAGGGTGTGCTCTGGGGAGGGCCCGCCCAAGGCCGACCTCATGGCCTTCAGCCCCAGTCATCCACCCTGCCTAGTAGTGGGTGATATGAATGAGCATCAAGATTTAAATGATGAGCATTGTACCAAG AGAATGCTCAACCCGGCACAGTCATCACCTTGA
- the LOC119876068 gene encoding protocadherin alpha-10-like, with protein MMLVYTPSGLIAQHGLLLLLLLAAWKAGSGQVRYSVPEEAKHGTFVGRIAQDLGLELAELVPRLFRLASKGHGDLLEVNLQNGILFVNSRIDREELCGRSAECSIHLEVIVDRPLQVFHVEVEVKDINDNAPIFSVSEQKLSIPESRLLDSRFPLEGASDADVGENAVLTYRLSPNEFFILDIINKKDKGKFPVLVLGKMLDREENPQLQLLLTATDGGKPEYTGSVTLLILVLDANDNAPIFDRSVYEVKMYENSANQTLVIWLNASDADEGINKEMIYSFSALVSPSIRRKFLMNEKTGEIRVNDAIDFEDSNTYEIHVDVTDRGNPPMVSHCTVLVEVLDENDNPPEVVITSLALPVQEDAQVGTVIALISVTDRDSGANGQVTCSLTPQVPFKLVSTFKNYYSLVLDSALDRESVANYALVVTARDGGSPSLSATASVSVEVADVNDNAPAFAQPEYTVFVKENNPPGCHIFTVSARDADAQENALVSYSLVERRVGERALSSYVSVHAESGKVYALQPLDHEELELLQFQVSARDAGVPPLGSNVTLQVFVLDENDNAPALLPLPLPLPLPGARGGGGALSEPVSRAVGAGHVVAKVRAVDADSGYNAWLSYELQPAAGGARSPFRVALYTGEISTTRALDEADAPRQRLLVLVKDHGEPALTATATVLLSLVESGQAPRPSSRVLAGGAGAGAGAGAGAGAALVDVNVYLIVAICAVSSLLVLTLLLSTALRCSAPPSEGACGPGKPTLVCSSAVGSWSYSQQRRQRVCSGEGPPKADLMAFSPSLPPCPVPDVEMEGESSGGDYSGKVGYYFLNFHMLLCEEFINRFLPSCPLRISSSFLI; from the coding sequence ATGATGCTGGTCTACACACCCAGCGGCCTCATAGCCCAGCACGGGCTTCTTTTGCTTCTGCTCCTCGCAGCCTGGAAGGCGGGGAGCGGCCAGGTCCGCTACTCGGTCCCGGAGGAGGCCAAACACGGCACCTTCGTGGGCCGCATCGCCCAggacctggggctggagctggcgGAGCTGGTGCCGCGCCTTTTCCGACTGGCGTCCAAAGGCCACGGGGACCTTCTGGAGGTAAATCTGCAGAATGGCATTTTGTTTGTGAATTCTCGGATCGACCGCGAGGAGCTGTGCGGGCGGAGCGCGGAGTGCAGCATCCACCTGGAGGTGATCGTAGACAGGCCGCTGCAGGTTTTCcatgtggaggtggaggtgaaggACATTAACGACAATGCGCCCATCTTCTCAGTCTCAGAACAAAAGCTTTCGATACCGGAATCTCGACTGCTTGACTCCCGGTTTCCGCTAGAAGGCGCCTCTGATGCGGATGTTGGAGAGAACGCAGTGCTGACTTATAGACTCAGTCCAAATGAgtttttcattcttgatattataaacaaaaaagacaaaggcaaatTTCCAGTGCTTGTTCTAGGAAAAATGCTAGATCGTGAAGAAAACCCTCAGCTTCAGTTGTTATTAACGGCAACTGATGGAGGCAAACCGGAATATACAGGATCTGTTACTCTGCTGATCTTGGTGTTGGATGCCAATGATAATGCGCCTATATTTGACCGATCTGTTTATGAAGTAAAGATGTATGAAAATTCAGCGAACCAAACATTAGTAATATGGCTAAATGCGTCTGATGCAGATGAAGgaataaacaaggaaatgatATATTCATTTAGTGCTTTGGTTTCTCCCAGCATAAGAAGGAAATTTCTAATGAATGAAAAAACGGGAGAAATAAGGGTAAATGATGCTATTGACTTTGAGGATAGTAACACTTATGAAATTCATGTAGATGTTACAGATAGAGGAAACCCACCCATGGTTAGTCACTGCACCGTCCTAGTGGAAGTTCTGGATGAAAATGATAATCCACCTGAGGTGGTTATCACTTCTTTGGCTCTCCCGGTGCAAGAAGATGCTCAGGTCGGCACCGTCATCGCCCTAATCAGTGTAACTGACCGTGACTCTGGCGCCAACGGGCAGGTGACCTGCTCACTCACACCCCAAGTCCCCTTCAAGCTGGTGTCCACCTTCAAGAATTACTATTCGCTGGTGCTGGACAGCGCCCTGGACAGAGAGAGCGTGGCGAACTACGCTCTGGTAGTGACCGCACGCGACGGAGGCTCGCCTTCGCTGTCGGCCACGGCCAGCGTGTCCGTGGAGGTGGCCGACGTGAACGACAACGCGCCGGCATTCGCGCAGCCCGAGTACACGGTGTTCGTGAAGGAGAACAACCCGCCCGGCTGCCACATCTTCACGGTGTCGGCGCGGGACGCGGACGCGCAGGAGAACGCGCTGGTGTCCTACTCGCTGGTGGAGCGGCGCGTGGGCGAGCGCGCGCTGTCGAGCTACGTGTCGGTGCACGCGGAGAGCGGCAAGGTGTACGCGCTGCAGCCGCTGGACCACGAGGAGCTGGAGCTGCTGCAGTTCCAAGTGAGCGCGCGCGACGCGGGCGTGCCTCCCCTGGGCAGCAACGTGACGCTGCAGGTGTTCGTGCTGGACGAGAACGACAACGCGCCCGCGCTGCtgccgctgcccctgcccctgcccctgcccggggcgcgcggcgggggcggcgcgctGAGCGAGCCGGTGTCGCGGGCGGTGGGCGCGGGCCACGTGGTGGCCAAGGTGCGCGCGGTGGACGCGGACTCGGGCTACAACGCGTGGCTGTCGTACGAGCTGCagccggcggcggggggcgcgcgcaGCCCGTTCCGCGTGGCGCTGTACACGGGCGAGATCAGCACGACGCGCGCCCTGGACGAGGCGGACGCGCCGCGCCAGCGCCTGCTGGTGCTGGTGAAGGACCACGGCGAGCCGGCGCTGACGGCCACGGCCACTGTGCTGCTGTCGCTGGTGGAGAGCGGCCAGGCGCCCAGGCCGTCGTCGCGGGTGttggcgggcggcgcgggcgcgggcgcgggcgcgggcgcgggcgcgggcgcggcgctgGTGGACGTCAACGTGTACCTGATCGTCGCCATCTGCGCGGTGTCCAGCCTGTTGGTGCTCACGCTGCTGCTGTCCACGGCGCTGCGGTGCTCGGCGCCGCCCAGCGAGGGCGCGTGCGGGCCGGGGAAGCCCACGCTGGTGTGCTCCAGCGCGGTGGGGAGCTGGTCGTACTCGCAGCAGAGGCGGCAGAGGGTGTGCTCTGGGGAGGGCCCGCCCAAGGCCGACCTCATGGCCTTCAGCCCCAGCCTTCCACCGTGTCCAGTACCAGATGTGGAAATGGAAGGAGAGTCTTCTGGAGGGGACTACTCTGGAAAGGTGggttattactttttaaatttccatatgtTGCTCTGTGAAGAATTTATTAATCGCTTTTTGCCCTCATGCCCTCTCAGAATATCTTCATCCTTTCTAATATAG